GCTGCACATGAACAGGAAGTTGCAGGTGAGGCGCTCGACCGTCTTCTCCGGCCCGCGCTCGACCTCGACCGTCCATTGCGAGTCGGCCGACGACCAGTCGGCGCGCACGACGCGGTGGTTGAAGCGGATCTTCTTGTCGATGCCGTACATGCGCGCGGTCTCGCGCACATAATTCAGGATCGACGGGCCGTCGGCGATCGCCTTCGGCTCGGTCCACGGCCGGAACGAATAGCCGAGCGTATACATGTCGGAGTCGGAGCGGATGCCGGGATAGCGGAACAGGTCCCAGGTCCCGCCGATGCAATCGCGGCCTTCGAGGATGGCGTAGCTGCGGTCCGGGCAATTGGTCTGCAGATGGTAACCGGCGCCAATGCCCGACAGCCCGGCACCCACGATCAACACGTCGAAATGAGCAGACATGCCCTGACCCTCCCGCGGCACAATTGACAATCTATGTTGTCAGATAACTTGACATCTGACAATGGCTCATGTCAATACACTTTTCATGGCAAGCAGCCGGAAAGCCCGCCTCTATGGCGGTATGGACGCCGAGGAACGCCGCACCGAGCGGCGGCTGAAGCTGATCGATGCGGCGATCGAGGTCTATGGCGAGGTCGGCTATCGCGGCGCGACGGTGAAGGCGATCTGCGAGGCGGCGGAGCTGACGGAGCGCTATTTCTACGAATCCTTCGTCAACAGCGAAGCGCTGCTGATCGCGGCCTACAACCATGTCGTCGGCCATCTGCACGAGGAGATGACGGCGGCCGCGGCGGCCGCCGGGGACGATGCCGAGATGAGGCTGCGCGCTGTGCTGACGCTGTATTTCACAAGGCTGAAGGAGCATCCGAAGCCCGCGCGGGTCTTCCTGCTCGAGATTTCCGGCATCAGCCCGGCAGTCGATGCCGTCAAGCTCGACGCCCTACGCGTCTTCAGCGACATCCTGGTGCCGCCGACATCAGATCCGAAACACAGTGACAAAGGCGGGACGGCGACGCTGCTGTCGAACGGCATGGTCGGCGCGGTCATCTCGATCGCGCTGCGCTGGGTATCCAGGCAATATCCGCAGCCCGTTGCAGACGTCGTCGCGATCGCCGCCAGCTTCTGCCGCGTGGCGCTGACCGAGGCCGATCACCGGCAGGATTGACGCTTTTTGCAGCAGCGGGGTCTTGGCCGGCCAGCCGGCCCCGCCGATTTTCGATCATGTTTGGCTGGGGTTTGCGGGCCCGCCGCCGGCTGCGCCGTCGATTTCACTTGCATGTCGGGCAGCGCGGGTTTTCTTATGCACGGTACCGGGCGAAAATAGGCGCGACCTGTTTCGCTCTACGAAACAACCGAACTCTGCATAGGGCGGAGCTGAACCTTTGGTCGACGTGCACAGGCTGGACGATGTGACCGCGCGCGTTGGCGACGTGGTTCTCGATCCCGCGACCTGGCCGTCCTTCATGGACGAGGTCTGCGCGGCCATCGGCGCGACCGGAGCTGCGATGCTTCAGAGCGATATCCGCACCGAAGACATTCCGCGCTCGGAATCGATCAGCGACTATTTCACCAAGACCTATTTCCCGCACAATCTTCATCTGACCGACATCCGCGCGGCACGCGGCGTGCCGCTGATGCAGGCCGGGGTCAATGTCATCACCGATGCGGACCTGTTCGAGTCCGAAGCCGAGATGCTGCGCGATCCGCTTTACGCGACGCTCGGCGCATTCGGGCTGAAATGGTTTGCCGCGATCGGCTTCCACGCCGGCCCGGCATTGTGGGCACTGAGCATCCAGCGCTCACCGAAGGAAGGCATGTTCGACGCCGATGAGGTCAAGGCGCTTTCGCGCGTGTCGGCGCGGCTGACCGAAGCCGCGACGCTGTCCACCGTCGTGGGCCGCTCCGCGATCGCGGGCATCACCAGTGCGCTCGACCTGATCCAGGTCGCGGCGATTGCCGTCGGCCGCTTCGGCGCGGTCATGGGTATGAACGCCCACGCGGAAGCCTGCCTCGGCCACGACCTTGCGATCCGCAACAACCGCCTCACCTTGCTCGACCGTCAGGCCAATGCCGATCTGACCAGGCTGATCGATCTGTTGGCCCACAGCTCGGACCTGCACCCGCTCCCGACAGCGCCAATCGTGGTGCGCAGGATCGACAAGCGGCCGATCGTGATCCAGATGCAGCCGGTGCCTCCTGCCGCGCGCTCACCGTTCCTGGGCGCGCGCGCGATCCTGCTGATCCGCGATCTCGAAGGCAACGCCGCCTTCGATCAGGCGCTGCTGGCGGCGACGTTCGAGTTGACGCCGGCGCAGGCGCGCCTTGCCACACGGCTTGCGCGCGGCGATTCGGTCGAGGCGGCAGCACAGGAAGCCGGCATCGCCCTTGCAACCGCGCGCAATCAGCTCAAGACGATCTTCCAGAAGACCGGCACGCACCGGCAGGCGGAACTCGTGGCATTGCTGCATCGGGTCAAGTGAGCGATTCGAGACGAATTGTTCCAATTTCCGGCGCGCCGCTACGACAAGAATTCTTGAAATGTTGCAATTGCATACGGCAGTTATTTGGGCAGGCCAAACGGCTGGTCTGCGACTTAAATGGTCAGGGAAATCGTCGGGTTCCAGGGTGACAAGCGTCACTAAAATGGCGACAATCTGGTTACTCTGTGTCGTTCGGATTTGGTTGCAATGTCCGTGATGCCCTCACGATCATCGACGTTGGCTGTTGCCGGCTTCGTCGCCGCGTTCGCGCTGGTGCCGATGACCGCGCATGCGCAATGGTGGCGCAGCGCGCCGAAGGACTTTGAGGATTGCGCCGACCTCGCCGAGAAGGCGAAGTCCAAGGAAGACAGGACCGCGCAACTCGCCGACTGCAATGCGAAGTTCGCGGGACGCCGCAAGCCCGGCGGCGGCTACACCTATTACGACTTCATGCAGGACCGCAGCTTCGACATCGCCGGCCCCAATCCGACGCCGGACGAGCAGAAGAAGATCGACCAGGAATATACCGGCTATCTCGAGAAGGAGCGCCGTTCGAGTATCGTCGCGGCGTTCAATGCCAAGCAGCTCGAGCGGCAGGAAACACAGCCGGCGCGACCGCCGCAGATCCAGCAGGCGGCGCTGCACAGCGAGCCGACGCGCAGCGAGACTGCGAAAGTCCCCGTGCCAGCCACACGCCCGGTCAAGCCGCGGGTTGCTGCTGCTCCTCTTCCCAGGGTGCGGCCGCAAGCGGCGAATTGCGTGAAGGGTACATTCTCATGCGAATGGCCGCGGCTTTCCGAAGGATTGGACGGCCTGAAGAAGCTGTTCACGCCGGCATCGCCATCGCCGACCAAGCTCGCGAAGCGAAACTGACGGCTCGCTTAATCATTCCGGGGCCCGCGCAGCGAGAACCCGGAATGACACCGCAGGCTCAATCGGTAATCACCATCGCCCAGAACCTGCGGTACGGCGACTTCGGATTGTCGACGTAAGCCACACCCACGCGCTTGGCGCCCGGCATCAAGAGGTTCTCGCGATGCCCCGCCGAGTTCTCCCACTGTTTCAGCATCTCGGCAAAGGCGATGAAGCCGGCGCCGATATTTTCCGCGGCACGCTGCTTCTTCAGCGGGGCGATGCGGGTGAAGAAGCTGCCGCCCGCGGAGTGGCTGACCGATCCGGTCACCGACATCGCCTGCGCCTGCTGCAGCGCCATCGCATTCAGCTTCGCGTCGAGCTTCACCGCAGGCATATGGTTGGCGCGCCGGTAGGCACTGATCGAACCGGCATAGTCGGCGGCGCTTGCGGTCACGGTGACGACGAGCACAAAGGCGAGCGCGAGGAACAGCAGCTTCATCCGAGGTCTTCTCTGCAATGGATCAGTGCGCGCGATCGCGCTTGTGGTGTCGGTGCCTGACCGGCTTGTGCGCTGGCCTCGCCGATTGGCTCGATGCCGCAGCCGCCGCGCGCTGCTCCTGCAAACGCGCGTCATAGCCCGGCGAAGGTGTCACGGTCGGCGGCGCGGCGCGAACCGGGCCGGAGCCAAGCGCAACAAGCGTGAGCAGCATGATGCAGGATCGTGTCATGACCTCACCTCCCTGGTTATCCGAACGACAGGACAAACGATCGTCGGCGCTCATGGTCAACGGCCATCGCGAATCTGTTCGGGCGTCAGCCCCGGCGAGCCCTTGCCGTCGGCCTCCGCCTTCCGGATCAGTTCGATGACCCGGCGCGACAGCGGAGCCGCGAGCCCGCGGCGATCCGCGATCGCGGTGATCACGCCCTGCAGATAGTCGATCTCGGTGCGCCGGCCACGCTGCAGATCTTCCCACATCGAGGAGCGCGCTTCGGGATCGATCTTCATGGTGCGGCCGAGCAGCATGTCGAACAGCGCGTCCGGCAGCCGCAACAATGGCGGCATCCAGCTCGAAGGCAGCGGCGTCGGCGACACCGACACGATCCCTTCGGCGCGAATCGCGGCCAGCCCCTCGACCATCTGGTCGGCGAACAATCGTCGCCAGCCGCGCTGTGCGAGCTGCTGCCGCAGCGGAATGTTGGACAGCGCATTGAGCGCATTGTTGAGGTTGACGATCAGCTTGCCCCACTGCACGCCATCGATATTGGCGGTGCTGCCGACCGCAAGACCCGGCACCGACAGAAGCGCCGCGGTGCCGGCATCATCCTGCGCGATCACGATGTCGCCCGAGGTCGAGCGATGGAAGCGGCCGTCGCCGAGCGCAACCACATTGAACGGCACCATGCCGCCGAGCACCTTGCGGCCCGGCAGGCGGTCGCGCAGCAGCGGCACATTGCCGACGCCATTCTGCAGGCTGATCACCGCGGCGTCGGCAGGTGTGTGGCGCGCGATCAGTTCGGCGATCTCACCAGTATCGGCGCTCTTCACCGTCACCAGCACCGTCTGCACATCGCGCAGGATCGACGGATCGTCGGACAGAATGAGCCGGTCCGCGGATACCATCCGCTCCGAGCCGTCGAAACTGCTGACCCGCAAGCCGTTGCTCGCGATCTCCTGGATCAGCCGCGGCCGCGCCAGCAGCGCGACGCGGCGGCCGGACGCAGCCAGCATGCCGCCGACGAAGCAACCGATGCTTCCGGCGCCCGCAATACCGATCGACCGATCCTTGTTCATCTCGCTAAACGCCCGTTCATCAAAAGCTCGATAGCAGACCTTGGGTTGCCTGCCTATTTCGATGCACCGTCGCGGGTGGCCCCGCCTTGTAACCGTCATGGGCCGAAGCTATGTTTCCCGCTCGGGGCACGGTTGCGGCAGGAGACGATCATGGGTTTACTCGACGTACTCAACGGCATGCAGAACGGCCCCCGCGGTCCGAGCGCGCCAAGCACACCATCCGACAGCTCGAGCAGCGGCGGAATGTCGCCGATGACGATGGCCATCCTGGCGTTGCTCGCCTGGAAAGCGGTCAAGCATTTCACCGGCGGTCAGCCGGGCGCGACTGCTCCCGAGCCCAAGCCCGCACAGGCGCCGCCGCTTCGCGGCAACGTCACCGCTGGTCTGCCCGGCGGAGCCGGCGGCGGACTCGGCGATCTGCTTAAGGGTGGTCTTGGCGGGCTTCTTGCGGGTGGTGCGGCCGGCACCGTGCTGAGCGGCGGCCTCAGCGATCTGCTCAAGCAGTTGCAGGACAAGGGCCACGGCGACGCGGCCAATTCCTGGGTCAGCAACGGACCCAACAAGCAGATCGCGCCCGGCGATCTCGCCAACGCGCTCGGCGCCGACCAGATCGACTCGCTGGCGTCGCAGAGCGGCATGTCGCGCGACCAATTGCTGCAGGGCCTGAGCCAGTATCTGCCCGACGCGATCAATCATCTGACGCCGGACGGCCGGCTGCCGAGCGGCGACGAGCTCCGCGGCAGGCTTTAGCGCCAACGTTGATTCCATCTGAGGAGGACGACAGTCATGGGCGGCATCATCTGGGTCATCATCGTCGGTTTCGTCGCGGGGATCATCGCGCGGTTCCTGTCACCGGGACCGAACAATCCGAGCGGCTTCATTCTCACCACCGTGCTCGGCATCGCCGGCGCGTTTCTCGCGACCTTCATCGGCCAGGCCATCGGCCACTACGGTCCTGAACAAGGCGCCGGCTTCATCACCGCCACGATCGGCGCGCTGGTGGTGCTGTTCATCTGGAACCGGCTGGTCGCCGCACGCGTGATCCCGGATATCGGCAACAAATAGGGCCGGCCGCGGTCCTGACTCAAAATCAAAATGCCCGGGCCTGGCCGGGCATTTTCGTTTTCAGCAACAGCTCGGAGAGCGTGAATGGCTAGCTCACTGAATGAGATGCATGCCGGCGTCCATGCGGACGAATTCTCCGGTCATGTTGCTCGACGCCGGGCTCGCCAGGAAGCAGACGAGATTGGCGATATCCTCGGCAGACGACGCGACTTTCAGCGGCACCCGCGCGATCACGGCATCGCGCACCTGCTTGGCACCATCCTCGCCGCGGCCCTTGGTGAACCAGGGCGTATCGATATAGCCCGGGCACACGGTGTTGACGCGGATCAACGGCGCCAGCGCGCGCGCCAGCGACTGCGTCATGGTGTTGAGCGCGCCCTTGCTGGCGGCATAGGCGACTGACGAACCGCCGCCGGAAATGCCGGCGATCGAGGAGACGTTGACCACCGCAGCGGGACGGCCGGACGCCTTCGCGCCGGCTTCGAGCAGCGCGCGCGCGGCACGGACCATCTGGAACGGGCCGATGGTGTTGACGGCATAGATGCGCTGGAAGTCTTCAGCGGTCAGGCCGTCGAGATCGTAATGCGGCACGTGCTTGGTGGTGCCGGCATTGTTGACGAGCACGTCGAGGCGGCCCCAGCCCTCGGCGGCGGCTGCGATCTTCCTGCAGTCCTCATCGCGCGAGACGTCGCCCTGCACCACCAGCACCTCGGCACCCCGCTTGCGGCAGGCGTCCGCGGTCGCTTCGGCTTCCACCTTGCTGTTGGAGTAGTTGATGATGAGGCGCGCGCCCTCGGTGGCGAGGATTTGCGCGGTGGCGGCGCCGAGGCCCGATGCCGATCCCGTCACGATCGCACACAAACCATCCTTGGACATCTGCATTTTCCTTGTTGTTGTGAGCCAGATGAACTCCGGCGGCGGCATACCATATCGCGCGGAGCAGTATCTGCAACCGCGCCAGGCTCCTAAGTGTATGCGTGTGGGCCCTTCTGCAAACCGGCCCATTGTGCCTCGTCATGACCGCAGATGATCTTGACGCCGGATGCCTCGATTCTCGCGATCTCGTCGAGCGAGTTCAGGAACTGGTCGACATCGAGACTGTTCCGCGGTGAGGTCCGCTGATCGAGATTGGCGCGCACGCTGAGCGAATCGGACGCCAGCAGGTATTCGCCGCTGTTGTCGAGCTTGACCAGCGCACCCGTCGTTCCCTTCGAATGTCCCGGCAGCGGGATCAGCGTCAGTTTGCCGTCGCCGAACACGTCCATCTGGCGGTCGAAGATCTCCATCTTCAGCGGATGATCCCAATCCGCCCTGATGTATCCGCGATCGAACGCGTTATCGGCATTCGCGGCCTCGATCTCGAGTGCATGGACGAAGATCGTCGCCTTCTTGAAGAAGGCGTTGCAGCCGCAATGATCGGTGTGCAGGTGAGAGCAGATCACCACGTCGATATCGTCGGGGCCAAGACCGACGGCCTTCAGGCTGGTCAGCACATGATCGTCCGCCGGCATGATCGGCTGCATGTATTTGGCAAGCGTGCCGAGCCGCCCTTCGGGATCGGTCGCGACATCGGGATGGCATCCGGTGTCGAACAGCACATTGCCCTGCGTGTGCCGCAACAGCACGCAGGCGACCGGCAGATCGATCGTCTCGCCGCGCGCGGCATCCGGCAGATAGGTCCGCCTCGACATCCGCAGACGTCCGCCAGACAGCATATGCATCTTCATCTCGTTACCTCCCGATTTGGTCTCAAACTACATACGAGTTTTTTAGAAACTCATAATCAATTTGACACCACATTACTCACCCTTATAGCTTCCGCGCAACGCCGCGATCGCGGCAACGCGCTCAACGAAGCAGCACGCGCAGACCGGCACCGTCGACGCCGATCTGCGGCCGTCAGGGGAAACATTCGCGACGATGTACACCGTGTTCAACGTGTTCGCTGCGACCGCAGATGCTGCGGCGTTCAAACCCTTCCTCTGCATTCCCGCGCGTCCCGACCGCGCATACTTTCCCGATGGCGTCGAACTGTCCTATGGCGACATTGCGCGGCAGGTCTGCGCATTGCGCGAACAATACCGCGCAGCCGGGTTTGGGCATGGACACCGCGCCTGCCTGTTGCTGGAGAACCGGCCCGATTTTATCGTGCACTGGCTGGCGCTCAACGGCCTTGGCGCTTCGGTCGTTCCGATCAACCCGGCCTATCGCGCAGCGGAGATCGCGTATCTCATTGCGCATGCCGAGCCCGACCTGATCGTCACGCTGCGCGACCAGAAGGAGTTGCAGAAGGCACTGACCGGCGCAGTACCGGTGCTTGAAGTCTCCGGCGACGATCTCGGCACCAGCGTGGACAAAATCCCGCAGGCCCGGCGGCCGCCGCCACGCGCCGGCGAGCCCGGAAGCGAGACCGAGGCCGCACTGTTGTACACGTCAGGCACGACGGCGCGTCCGAAGGGATGCATCCTGACCAATGAATACGTGGTCACGACCGGACGCTGGTACATCAGCCACGGCGGCGAGGCGACGTATCATGCCGGCACGGAGCGCCTCTACAGTCCGCTGCCGCTGTTCCACATGGCCGGCCTGACGCTGACCCCGATCGCGATGATGCTGACCGGCGGCTGCCTGATCCTGCCGGAGCGCTTCAACGCGAAGTCGGCCTGGCGCGACATCGTCGCGAGCCGGGCCAGCGTGCTGCACTATCTCGGCGTGATCGTCGCGGCCCTGCTAGCGCAGCCGGAGACGCCGGACGAGAAGGCCCATGCGCTGCGTTTCTCGATGGGCGTCGGCGCCAATCCCGAACAACGTGCGCGCGCCCGCGAGCGCTTCGGCATTCCCTTCGTCGAGGGTTGGGGCATGACGGAGACCGGACGCAGCCCGTTCAACACGGTCGAGCCGCGCCATCTCGAGACCAACACCATCGGCCGCAGCGTGCCCGGCCTCGAAATGACGATCCTCGATGCCGACGAAAATGCGCTGCCGCCGGGCACGGTCGGCGAACTCTGCGTGCGTCACTCGGAAGCGACCCCGCGGCGCGGCTTCTTCTCCGGCTACCTGAAGGACCCCGAGGCCACCGAGCAGGCCTGGCGCGGCGGCTGGTTTCATACCGGCGACAGCGCCTGGCAGCACGATGACGGCGCGTTCGTGTTCGTCGACCGGCTGAAGCATCTGGTGCGGCGCGCCGGCGAGAACATCTCGGCGGCCGAGATCGAGGCCGTGCTGACAACGGCGCCGCTGGTCAGACAGGCGGCGGTCGTCGCCGTGCGCGATCCGATCCGCGACGAGGAGGTTGCGGCCTTCATCGTGATCAACGACCGCGCGGATGCTTCACGCGAGGTCGCGCAGGACATCTTCCATTTCTGCCGCGAGCGCCTGGCGCCGTTCAAGCTGCCGGCGTGGATCGCCTTCGTCGCCGAGCTGCCGCTGACCTCGACCAACAAGATCCAGAAGCACACGCTGCTCGGCCCGGACAAGGACCCGCAGGCGCATCCCGGCATGATCGACCTGCGGCAAGAAAAGACCAACGCCATAAGGCAATCGAACTAGAGGAAACGAACGACAATGACATCGAGTTACGGATGGATCGCCGCCGGCGCTGCAATCCTCTCAGTCGCCTTCGCCGCGCCATCCCACGCACAGATCTCCGACGACATGGTGAAGATCGGCGTGCTGACCGATCAGGCCGGCCTCTATGCCGACGCGGCGGGCCCCGGTGCGGTCGAAGCGGTGCGGATGGCGATCGCGGATTTCGGCGGCAAGGTGATGGGCAAGCCGATCGCGATGGTCGATGCCGACCACCAGAACAAGGCCGACATCGGCGCCGGCATCGCACGGCGCTGGTATGAGCAGGAGAATGTCGACGTCATCGTCGATTTCGCCAATTCCGCGGTTGCCTTCGCCGTGCTCGAACTCACCAAGCAGAAGAACAAGGCGATGCTGGTGTCGTCGGCCGGCTCCTCCGATCTGACCGGAAAGGGCTGCTCGGCCAATTCGGTGCAGTGGACCTACAAC
This Bradyrhizobium sp. CCBAU 53421 DNA region includes the following protein-coding sequences:
- a CDS encoding helix-turn-helix transcriptional regulator, whose translation is MTARVGDVVLDPATWPSFMDEVCAAIGATGAAMLQSDIRTEDIPRSESISDYFTKTYFPHNLHLTDIRAARGVPLMQAGVNVITDADLFESEAEMLRDPLYATLGAFGLKWFAAIGFHAGPALWALSIQRSPKEGMFDADEVKALSRVSARLTEAATLSTVVGRSAIAGITSALDLIQVAAIAVGRFGAVMGMNAHAEACLGHDLAIRNNRLTLLDRQANADLTRLIDLLAHSSDLHPLPTAPIVVRRIDKRPIVIQMQPVPPAARSPFLGARAILLIRDLEGNAAFDQALLAATFELTPAQARLATRLARGDSVEAAAQEAGIALATARNQLKTIFQKTGTHRQAELVALLHRVK
- a CDS encoding AMP-binding protein: MYTVFNVFAATADAAAFKPFLCIPARPDRAYFPDGVELSYGDIARQVCALREQYRAAGFGHGHRACLLLENRPDFIVHWLALNGLGASVVPINPAYRAAEIAYLIAHAEPDLIVTLRDQKELQKALTGAVPVLEVSGDDLGTSVDKIPQARRPPPRAGEPGSETEAALLYTSGTTARPKGCILTNEYVVTTGRWYISHGGEATYHAGTERLYSPLPLFHMAGLTLTPIAMMLTGGCLILPERFNAKSAWRDIVASRASVLHYLGVIVAALLAQPETPDEKAHALRFSMGVGANPEQRARARERFGIPFVEGWGMTETGRSPFNTVEPRHLETNTIGRSVPGLEMTILDADENALPPGTVGELCVRHSEATPRRGFFSGYLKDPEATEQAWRGGWFHTGDSAWQHDDGAFVFVDRLKHLVRRAGENISAAEIEAVLTTAPLVRQAAVVAVRDPIRDEEVAAFIVINDRADASREVAQDIFHFCRERLAPFKLPAWIAFVAELPLTSTNKIQKHTLLGPDKDPQAHPGMIDLRQEKTNAIRQSN
- a CDS encoding GlsB/YeaQ/YmgE family stress response membrane protein, with product MGGIIWVIIVGFVAGIIARFLSPGPNNPSGFILTTVLGIAGAFLATFIGQAIGHYGPEQGAGFITATIGALVVLFIWNRLVAARVIPDIGNK
- a CDS encoding N-acyl homoserine lactonase family protein, producing the protein MKMHMLSGGRLRMSRRTYLPDAARGETIDLPVACVLLRHTQGNVLFDTGCHPDVATDPEGRLGTLAKYMQPIMPADDHVLTSLKAVGLGPDDIDVVICSHLHTDHCGCNAFFKKATIFVHALEIEAANADNAFDRGYIRADWDHPLKMEIFDRQMDVFGDGKLTLIPLPGHSKGTTGALVKLDNSGEYLLASDSLSVRANLDQRTSPRNSLDVDQFLNSLDEIARIEASGVKIICGHDEAQWAGLQKGPHAYT
- a CDS encoding CAP domain-containing protein; amino-acid sequence: MKLLFLALAFVLVVTVTASAADYAGSISAYRRANHMPAVKLDAKLNAMALQQAQAMSVTGSVSHSAGGSFFTRIAPLKKQRAAENIGAGFIAFAEMLKQWENSAGHRENLLMPGAKRVGVAYVDNPKSPYRRFWAMVITD
- a CDS encoding TetR/AcrR family transcriptional regulator, with the protein product MASSRKARLYGGMDAEERRTERRLKLIDAAIEVYGEVGYRGATVKAICEAAELTERYFYESFVNSEALLIAAYNHVVGHLHEEMTAAAAAAGDDAEMRLRAVLTLYFTRLKEHPKPARVFLLEISGISPAVDAVKLDALRVFSDILVPPTSDPKHSDKGGTATLLSNGMVGAVISIALRWVSRQYPQPVADVVAIAASFCRVALTEADHRQD
- a CDS encoding SDR family NAD(P)-dependent oxidoreductase; protein product: MSKDGLCAIVTGSASGLGAATAQILATEGARLIINYSNSKVEAEATADACRKRGAEVLVVQGDVSRDEDCRKIAAAAEGWGRLDVLVNNAGTTKHVPHYDLDGLTAEDFQRIYAVNTIGPFQMVRAARALLEAGAKASGRPAAVVNVSSIAGISGGGSSVAYAASKGALNTMTQSLARALAPLIRVNTVCPGYIDTPWFTKGRGEDGAKQVRDAVIARVPLKVASSAEDIANLVCFLASPASSNMTGEFVRMDAGMHLIQ
- a CDS encoding 2-dehydropantoate 2-reductase — its product is MNKDRSIGIAGAGSIGCFVGGMLAASGRRVALLARPRLIQEIASNGLRVSSFDGSERMVSADRLILSDDPSILRDVQTVLVTVKSADTGEIAELIARHTPADAAVISLQNGVGNVPLLRDRLPGRKVLGGMVPFNVVALGDGRFHRSTSGDIVIAQDDAGTAALLSVPGLAVGSTANIDGVQWGKLIVNLNNALNALSNIPLRQQLAQRGWRRLFADQMVEGLAAIRAEGIVSVSPTPLPSSWMPPLLRLPDALFDMLLGRTMKIDPEARSSMWEDLQRGRRTEIDYLQGVITAIADRRGLAAPLSRRVIELIRKAEADGKGSPGLTPEQIRDGR
- a CDS encoding YidB family protein, with the translated sequence MGLLDVLNGMQNGPRGPSAPSTPSDSSSSGGMSPMTMAILALLAWKAVKHFTGGQPGATAPEPKPAQAPPLRGNVTAGLPGGAGGGLGDLLKGGLGGLLAGGAAGTVLSGGLSDLLKQLQDKGHGDAANSWVSNGPNKQIAPGDLANALGADQIDSLASQSGMSRDQLLQGLSQYLPDAINHLTPDGRLPSGDELRGRL